DNA sequence from the Cystobacter ferrugineus genome:
CCTGGACGTCCTTGGGATGGGTGTCGCTGACGCCGGAGCCGAGGACGCAGACGATGTGGGCCTGGGGGTAGTGGCCGCGGATGTCCGTCACGAGGGCGCGGTAGGCGTCGCGGAAGCGCTCCTCGCCCGGGTGCTCCTTCCAGAAGTCATTGGCGCCGAGCTGGATGACGACCGCGTCGGGAGTCCACGAGGAGAAGTTCCAGGGGGCATCGTCGCGGTGGGGCAGGGTGCGCGTGTAGAGCTGGGGCAGGGGGGGCGTGGGGTCGTTGCCGTAGTTGACGGTCACGCCCTTGCCGGAGAAGGCGACGAAGGAGGCCTCGGCGCCGAGGGCCTGGGCGGTGAGGGCGCCCCAGGTGAGGGAGGCGCGCTGGGTCTCCGCGTTGAAGCTGCACTGGGCGTTCTTGCCCTCGATGCCGAAGCCGGTGAGGCCCGAGTCCCCGATGAACTCGATGCGGCGCGGGGGGGCGGGGGGCGCGGGGAGCAGCCGGGCGCCCGGGTCCAGCTCGAGTCCGAGCAGTTGCGTCTCCCCGACGGCGGGCTCGGTCTCCTTCTCCAGCCGCAGCACGTGCTCGCCCCGGGGCAGTCCCTCGGCGATCCGGTAGAGCAGGGGGCCCTCGCCGATATAGAGGTCGCGGAAGGGGGCGCCGTCCACGCTGAAGCGGAAGCGGTTGGGGGCGGCCTCCTCGTACTTGGGCAGATCCAACAGGCGGATGCCGAGCGAGGTGCCCGTGAAGCGCACGGTCAGGGCTGAACCTCCCCAGGCGATGCGGGGGCCGGAGGGCTCCCTCCAGTCCACGCGGCCGCTGAAGCGCAGCGCGGGGGATTGGGGAGACACCTGGACGGGGACGCCGCGGCAGCCGGCGAGCAGGGCGAGGGCGATCCACGCGCGGGAGCGGGCCCAGGCCAGGGTCTTCTTCCACGCGCCGATGAGGGAAGTCATGCCCCCATCCTAGACGTCCCCGCCACCCCCTGGGCGCGTCAACTCGTGGGGGTGGGGCCCCCGAGGGGCGGACGGGAAATCCACGCGGCGATGAAGAGATCCAACTCTCCGCGCAGCACGTCCTTCACCCGGGGCGTGCCCGCGCCCGTGCGGGGATCCTCCACGCGGGCGCTGCGGCCCAGGTGGTAGCGCCGGGCCTCTTCCGCGGTGCCGCTGCCGCCCTGGCCCCGCACCACCCGCGAGGCGATGTCCTTCATCTCCTCCAGCTCGCCCGCGCCCGCGAGCGTCATCACCCGGCCGCTCGTCTCGTCGCGCACCGTCACCTCCGTCTTCACCCGGTTGACGAAGGTGCCCTCGTGCCGCCGCACCTCGCGGCCGTCCACGTCGAGGTGTTTGAGCTCCTCCACGGGGCCGCCCCGGTGCACCCGCACGTAGGCGCGCTGCCGCTTCTCCTCCTCGATGCGCCGGTGCAGGCCCGCCTCGCCCGACAGGTATCCGTAGGCGCCGGGGCCCATGACGCGCACCACCACCCGGAAGGGCTCCTCCGCCTCCGCCACCGCGAGTGCCTCGTAGCCGCGCCGCTCCGCCCAGCCCAGGTACATGGACGCCAGCTCCTGCACCCACGCCGCCTGCCCCTCGCTCGTCTCGCTCGCGCAGATGTCCACCAGGGCCTCGTCTCCCTGGTCCATGTCCCCGGAGGTGCCCAGCACCTCGGCCATCTGCACCTCGCGCGCGACCTCCTCCACCTGCTTGGCCGCCGAGGCGAGCTGGGCCTCGCCCTTGGCCTCGCGCACGAGCCGCCGCGCGAACGTGGAGCGCTCCTCCAGCCGATCCAACTCGTTGAGCTGCGCCTCCACCGAGCGGAAGGCCCGGAGCGTCGACGCCGCGCGCTGCGGATCGTCCCAGAGGTTGGGCGCCTGGGTGGACGCGAGCAGCTCCGCGCGCCGCTCCTCCAGCCGGGGCCGGTTGGCCGAGACGGCGAGGGCGCGCGCCCGGCCCACCAGCCGATCCATCTCGGCGAGCAGGGACTTCTTGTCCAGGCGCCGCTTCACCGCGGACACCGACTTCTCCGTGGGCAGCGCGAGCCGGGCCGTCTCCTCGCGGGGGCTCGGCGCGATCTCCGCCACCGCCACCACCTTGTTGCCCGGCCGCGTCTCCACCCGCACGGGCGTGCCCGGCCGCAGCGGCTTGCGGGCGATCTCCACCGCGAGCGCCGCGGTGAGCGTCTTCTCGATTTCCCGCTGCAGGTAGCGCGCGCCGAACTGCGGCGAGTAGCCCCGCTCCACGAGCAGATCCACCACCCCGGGCGTCACCTCCACGTCCAGGCCGCGCGCCCGGATGCCCTCGCGCTCCAGCACCCGGCCCACCTCGCGCTGGGCGATTTTTCGGATCTCCACCTTGCTGAGCGGCTGGAAGTGGCAGATGGCGTCGAAGCGGTTGAGGAACTCGGGACGGAAGGCGTCGGCGATCCTCCGGTCCACCTCGACGATGAGCTCCTCGGCGCGGCGCGAGCCCACGAAGCCGATGGAGGGCTCGCGGTACACCTCGGAGCCCACGTTGGACGTGGCGACGATGACGGTGTTGTTGCAGGAGATGGTTTCCCCCGCGCCGTTGACGAAGGTGCCCTCGTCGAAGAGCTGGAGGAAGCGGTCGTGCACGCTGCGCGCGGCCTTCTCGAACTCGTCGAGCAGGAGCACGGTGAACACCTTGCCCTCGAGCAGGGCCGTCAGCTCGCCGCGCTTGGTCTCGATGGCGGGGGCCCAGGCGGCGCCGAAGGGGACGCTCTCGTCGCCGTCGTTGGGGAAGTCCGCCATGTTCAGCCGCACGAGCCGGTCGGGCGAGCCGAAGAGGTACTCGGCGAGCAGCTTGGCCAGTTGCGTCTTGCCCACGCCCGTGGGGCCGGCGAAGAGGAACACGCCCAGGGGGCGGCGCGGATC
Encoded proteins:
- a CDS encoding SGNH/GDSL hydrolase family protein; the encoded protein is MTSLIGAWKKTLAWARSRAWIALALLAGCRGVPVQVSPQSPALRFSGRVDWREPSGPRIAWGGSALTVRFTGTSLGIRLLDLPKYEEAAPNRFRFSVDGAPFRDLYIGEGPLLYRIAEGLPRGEHVLRLEKETEPAVGETQLLGLELDPGARLLPAPPAPPRRIEFIGDSGLTGFGIEGKNAQCSFNAETQRASLTWGALTAQALGAEASFVAFSGKGVTVNYGNDPTPPLPQLYTRTLPHRDDAPWNFSSWTPDAVVIQLGANDFWKEHPGEERFRDAYRALVTDIRGHYPQAHIVCVLGSGVSDTHPKDVQARTRVRELLSGLVDTLRQQGDPRVHFAEVPANREDEGLGCLWHPSRKTHQRTAEQMTPLLREWLGW
- a CDS encoding AAA family ATPase, which codes for MATRKSEDNERLIDRDLTALAREGRLTAAHGMDGAVTEVLGLLARGGKHPLLSGEPGVGKSALVQEVARRITEGRVDAELSSARMVEVSVANILARSTQRQAAETFEELLEWLQRHPCPIVYIRDLPAVIGGPLAPVAFRALRTGTPRFIFETEPKRVQELLRADESFAERLHLVPLHEPPTERARWILHRVAEEQERELHLPIDPAACDLALRLASKFLLAQRLPRKAIELLKETAAEAAGGAKDRVGPEDVLTRFCATTRLPRFVVDDAMALDLDETERFFGERLLGQTDAVQAVLRSVALLKAGLNDPRRPLGVFLFAGPTGVGKTQLAKLLAEYLFGSPDRLVRLNMADFPNDGDESVPFGAAWAPAIETKRGELTALLEGKVFTVLLLDEFEKAARSVHDRFLQLFDEGTFVNGAGETISCNNTVIVATSNVGSEVYREPSIGFVGSRRAEELIVEVDRRIADAFRPEFLNRFDAICHFQPLSKVEIRKIAQREVGRVLEREGIRARGLDVEVTPGVVDLLVERGYSPQFGARYLQREIEKTLTAALAVEIARKPLRPGTPVRVETRPGNKVVAVAEIAPSPREETARLALPTEKSVSAVKRRLDKKSLLAEMDRLVGRARALAVSANRPRLEERRAELLASTQAPNLWDDPQRAASTLRAFRSVEAQLNELDRLEERSTFARRLVREAKGEAQLASAAKQVEEVAREVQMAEVLGTSGDMDQGDEALVDICASETSEGQAAWVQELASMYLGWAERRGYEALAVAEAEEPFRVVVRVMGPGAYGYLSGEAGLHRRIEEEKRQRAYVRVHRGGPVEELKHLDVDGREVRRHEGTFVNRVKTEVTVRDETSGRVMTLAGAGELEEMKDIASRVVRGQGGSGTAEEARRYHLGRSARVEDPRTGAGTPRVKDVLRGELDLFIAAWISRPPLGGPTPTS